A single region of the Nicotiana sylvestris chromosome 6, ASM39365v2, whole genome shotgun sequence genome encodes:
- the LOC104213419 gene encoding nuclear transcription factor Y subunit A-7-like has translation MKSLDPDLQGETLRLTHSIINSQDEMTTSEKTNSQDQCASSEYVHDERYGRDMQAQIKPALFSSQNEVAHSTGFSPFGYSDPYMTGLYTAYGPQAFPQMMGIAPTRVPLPLDLAEDGPIYVNAKQYHGIMRRRQIRAKLEAQNKLVKNRKPYLHESRHLHAVNRVRGSGGRFLSSKKVHQSDPNSYPTNSISSQDSVERENSTSAFSSVRKDVNNGVSFQQQPDHRAFGVSSHMAITMQGNGNQQRAPVVR, from the exons ATGAAGTCTTTGGATCCAGACTTACAAGGCGAGACATTGCGGTTGACACATTCTATTATTAATTCACAAGACGAAATGACTACCTCGGAGAAAACAAATTCTCAAGATCAATGTGCCTCCTCAGAATACG TTCATGATGAAAGATATGGGAGAGATATGCAAGCTCAAATAAAGCCTGCTCTTTTTTCGTCGCAGAATGAAGTGGCCCATTCAACT GGTTTCTCTCCTTTTGGTTACTCTGATCCCTATATGACTGGCTTATATACTGCTTATGGACCTCAAGCTTTT CCACAAATGATGGGGATAGCGCCTACCCGCGTCCCACTCCCCCTAGATCTTGCAGAGGATGGACCAATTTATGTAAATGCAAAACAGTACCATGGGATCATGAGGCGGAGACAGATACGTGCTAAGCTTGAGGCTCAGAACAAACTTGTCAAAAATAGAAAG CCATATCTTCATGAGTCACGGCATCTTCATGCAGTGAATAGAGTTAGAGGGTCCGGAGGACGTTTTCTTAGCTCAAAGAAAGTGCATCAATCTGATCCAAATAGTTACCCCACTAACTCAATTTCTTCTCAAGACTCAGTTGAGCGCGAAAATTCAACTTCTGCTTTCTCAAGTGTCCGGAAAGATGTCAACAATGGCGTCAGCTTCCAGCAGCAACCTGATCACAGGGCCTTTGGTGTATCCTCTCACATGGCTATTACCATGCAAGGCAATGGGAATCAGCAACGTGCTCCAGTTGTCCGGTGA
- the LOC138870267 gene encoding uncharacterized protein, whose translation MVAAWGESSYEDSEDEDGEEQTLMTIGESDDEQEVSVIHLKDKISKEKLSELLLDFIDESEVINNEMEQLSKECAILKAKCKNLELRASESDSKNTELKNQVLELDTTVLKLRSENLKLKLGTGKKKVDHIHLTLEENLGKMKDELYQKNEQIRVLKEDLGKVKHELDRTYKWNKSSNALS comes from the coding sequence atggttgctgcctggggagaaagctcatatgaggattcagaagatgaagatGGAGAAGAACAAACACTTATGACcattggagaatcagatgatgaacaagaggtaagtgtgattcatctcaaagacaagatttcTAAAGAAAAGCTATCTGAGTTACTGCTagatttcattgatgagtctgaggtCATAAATAATGAAATGGAACAACTTTCTAAGGAATGTGCAATCTTGAAAGCTAAGTGCAAGAATCTGGAACtcagggctagtgaaagtgatagtaaaaatactgagttgaagaaccaggttcttgaacttgacaccactgtGTTAAagcttagatctgaaaatttaaaactgaaattaggaacaggtaaaaagaaagttgatcacatacatctcaccttagaagaaaatttaggaaaaatgaaggatgaattGTACCAAAAgaatgagcagataagagtcctaaaagaagatctaggtaAGGTtaagcatgaactagacagaacttacAAATGGAATAAATCCTCTAATGCACTATCTTAG